One genomic window of Punica granatum isolate Tunisia-2019 chromosome 1, ASM765513v2, whole genome shotgun sequence includes the following:
- the LOC116202413 gene encoding ribonuclease 3-like protein 1, with amino-acid sequence MERKRSSSSPSQPPPPCQRSPHNYSFDLRRNPAHSPHSHLTPYYSNYSHHQVNLGKPVYRPRFQRAEKSSRKPRSEEDYSADHNDDSPSERASKNSSRKALLYELCAAYKWKPPLFDCHREEGPSHLKQFIFKAVVEIRGNAATVVEAFSEPRSSKKSAAEHAAEGALWYLKHLGYVPKKK; translated from the exons ATGGAGAGGAAGCGCTCCTCATCTTCACCGTCACAACCACCCCCACCATGCCAACGATCCCCCCACAACTACTCCTTCGACCTCAGAAGAAACCCTGCCCACTCCCCCCACTCCCACTTGACCCCTTATTACTCTAATTACTCTCATCATCAG gTAAATTTGGGGAAGCCTGTGTACAGGCCAAGATTCCAGAGGGCGGAGAAGTCGAGCCGGAAACCCAGAAGTGAAGAAGATTATTCAGCTGATCATAATGATGATTCCCCCTCTGAAA GGGCTTCAAAGAATTCATCAAGGAAGGCGCTCCTATATGAGCTGTGCGCCGCTTACAAGTGGAAGCCTCCATTGTTTGACTGCCACAGAGAGGAAGGCCCAAGCCACCTGAAACA GTTCATATTCAAGGCGGTTGTGGAAATTAGAGGAAACGCGGCTACAGTCGTGGAGGCCTTCAGTGAACCTAGATCGAGTAAGAAATCAGCAGCAGAGCATGCAGCCGAAGGGGCTCTGTGGTACCTTAAACATCTTGGCTATGTTCCCAAGAAAAAATGA
- the LOC116202395 gene encoding ATPase 9, plasma membrane-type has translation MEDIKNENVDLEHIPVDEVFEHLKCAREGLTEEEAKKRQEVFGLNKLEEKKENKILKFLGFMWNPLSWVMELAALMAIALANGGGEPPDWQDFVGIIALLLINSTISFIEENNAGNAAASLMAGLAPKTKVLRDGRWSEQDAAVLVPGDVISIKLGDIIPADARLLEGDPLKIDQSALTGESLPVTKNPGDGIFSGSTCKQGEIEAVVIATGVHTFFGKAAHLVDSTNQVGHFQKVLTAIGNFCICSIATGMIVELIVMYPIQHRKYRDGINNLLVLLIGGIPIAMPTVLSVTMAIGSHRLSQQGAITKRMTAIEEMAGMDVLCSDKTGTLTLNKLTVDKNLIEVFAKDVDKDTVVLLGARASRVENQDAIDACIVGMLGDPKEARTGITEVHFLPFNPVDKRTAITYVDSDGNWHRVSKGAPEQIIDLCKLREDVRKKVHAIIDKFAERGLRSLAVAKQTVPDKTKESEGGPWQFVGLLPLFDPPRHDSAETIKRALNLGVNVKMITGDQLAIGKETGRRLGMGTNMYPSSSLLGQHKDESIATLPVDELIEKADGFAGVFPEHKYEIVKRLQDMKHICGMTGDGVNDAPALKKADIGIAVADATDAARSASDIVLTEPGLSVIISAVLTSRAIFQRMKNYTIYAVSITIRIVLGFLLLALIWKYDFSPFMVLIIAILNDGTIMTISKDRVKPSPGPDSWKLREIFATGIVLGTYLAVMTVVFFWAAHKTDFFSDKFGVRSIRNNRDELTAAVYLQVSIVSQALIFVTRSRSWSCLERPGLLLVTAFIVAQLIATIIAVYANWGFAKIHGIGWGWAGVIWIYSIIFYIPLDFLKFIIRYALSGRAWDNLLQNKTAFTSKKDYGKGEREAQWARDQRTLHGLQPPDTSELFNEKNNYRELSEIAEQAKRRAEVARLRELHTLKGHVESVVKLKGLDIETIQQHYTV, from the exons ATGGAAGATATCAAGAACGAGAATGTCGACCTG GAGCACATACCAGTTGACGAAGTTTTTGAACATCTAAAATGCGCGAGAGAAGGTTTGACCGAAGAGGAAGCAAAGAAGAGACAGGAAGTATTTGGCCTCAATAAGCTGGAAGAGAAAAAG GAAAACAAGATCCTGAAATTCTTGGGATTCATGTGGAACCCCCTCTCCTGGGTTATGGAGCTTGCTGCTCTCATGGCTATTGCTTTGGCCAACGGAGGG GGCGAACCACCAGACTGGCAAGACTTTGTAGGTATAATAGCACTTCTTCTGATCAATTCCACTATAAGCTTTATTGAGGAGAACAATGCCGGCAATGCCGCAGCATCTCTTATGGCCGGTCTTGCTCCTAAGACAAAG GTTCTAAGAGATGGAAGGTGGTCTGAGCAAGACGCTGCAGTTTTGGTTCCTGGAGATGTGATCAGTATCAAGCTAGGAGATATTATCCCAGCAGATGCTCGGCTTTTGGAGGGAGACCCCCTTAAGATTGATCAATCTGCCCTAACAGGTGAATCTCTGCCTGTGACAAAGAACCCTGGAGATGGGATATTCTCTGGGTCTACTTGCAAGCAGGGAGAGATTGAGGCTGTAGTAATTGCCACTGGGGTTCATACCTTCTTTGGAAAGGCTGCTCATCTTGTAGATAGCACCAACCAAGTAGGACACTTCCAAAAG GTATTGACAGCAATTGGCAACTTCTGCATTTGCTCCATTGCCACCGGCATGATCGTGGAGCTCATAGTCATGTACCCAATTCAGCATCGCAAGTACAGAGATGGCATTAACAATCTCTTGGTGCTCCTTATTGGCGGCATTCCTATTGCCATGCCGACGGTCTTGTCCGTGACAATGGCTATCGGCTCCCATCGACTGTCACAGCAAGGTGCCATCACTAAGCGGATGACAGCAATTGAAGAGATGGCCGGAATGGACGTCCTCTGTAGCGATAAGACCGGAACTCTTACTCTTAACAAGCTCACAGTAGACAAGAACCTGATTGAG GTATTCGCAAAGGATGTGGACAAGGATACTGTTGTTTTGCTTGGCGCCAGGGCATCCAGGGTTGAGAACCAAGATGCGATTGATGCTTGTATTGTTGGAATGTTGGGTGACCCAAAGGAG GCCAGAACCGGCATAACTGAGGTGCATTTCTTGCCCTTTAACCCTGTGGATAAACGAACAGCCATAACATATGTCGACTCCGACGGTAACTGGCACCGAGTTAGCAAAGGAGCACCAGAGCAA ATTATTGATCTCTGCAAACTCCGAGAGGATGTTAGGAAGAAAGTTCATGCCATCATAGACAAGTTTGCGGAACGTGGTCTTCGCTCCTTGGCTGTTGCCAAACAG ACTGTACCCGATAAAACCAAAGAAAGTGAAGGAGGACCATGGCAATTTGTGGGTCTCTTACCACTTTTCGATCCTCCGAGGCATGATAGTGCAGAAACAATCAAACGCGCACTTAATCTTGGTGTAAATGTAAAGATGATCACTGGTGACCAGCTGGCAATAGGTAAAGAGACGGGTCGGAGATTGGGCATGGGAACTAATATGTACCCTTCATCTAGCCTCCTTGGGCAGCACAAGGATGAGTCCATCGCCACTCTCCCTGTCGATGAGCTCATAGAGAAGGCGGATGGCTTTGCTGGCGTTTTTCCCG AGCACAAGTACGAGATCGTGAAGAGGCTGCAAGACATGAAGCACATATGTGGAATGACAGGCGATGGTGTGAATGATGCCCCAGCTCTAAAGAAGGCTGACATTGGGATTGCTGTAGCTGACGCGACAGATGCTGCCCGGAGTGCATCTGACATAGTCCTGACAGAACCGGGTCTGAGCGTGATCATAAGTGCAGTCTTAACGAGCAGAGCCATCTTCCAGAGAATGAAAAACTACACCATCTATGCTGTTTCTATCACGATTAGAATCGTCTTGGGTTTTCTGCTACTTGCTCTCATATGGAAATATGATTTCTCACCTTTCATGGTCCTAATCATTGCCATACTCAATGATGGAACCATAATGACCATATCAAAAGACAGGGTGAAGCCATCTCCTGGTCCAGACTCGTGGAAGCTTCGGGAGATATTTGCCACTGGAATTGTGCTGGGGACCTACTTAGCTGTCATGACAGTTGTTTTCTTCTGGGCTGCTCATAAAACTGACTTCTTCTCG GATAAATTTGGGGTGAGGTCAATCAGGAACAACAGAGATGAACTCACAGCGGCTGTCTACCTCCAAGTCAGTATTGTGAGCCAGGCACTCATCTTCGTCACTCGTTCCCGGAGCTGGTCATGCCTTGAGCGCCCGGGTCTCTTGCTCGTGACTGCCTTCATTGTTGCCCAACTG ATTGCAACTATCATTGCTGTCTATGCAAATTGGGGATTCGCCAAGATCCATGGGATTGGCTGGGGATGGGCTGGGGTTATATGGATCTATAGCATCATCTTTTACATCCCGCTGGATTTTCTCAAGTTCATCATCCGCTACGCATTGAGTGGGAGGGCTTGGGATAACCTTCTACAGAATAAG ACTGCTTTCACGTCAAAGAAGGATTACGGAAAGGGGGAGCGAGAGGCACAATGGGCTCGGGATCAGCGAACCCTCCACGGTCTCCAGCCACCTGACACCTCCGAACTCTTCAACGAGAAAAACAACTACCGAGAACTGTCTGAAATCGCAGAACAGGCTAAGAGGCGCGCAGAGGTTGCAAG GTTGAGAGAGCTTCATACGCTGAAGGGCCACGTCGAGTCAGTCGTGAAGCTCAAGGGACTTGACATTGAGACCATTCAACAGCACTACACCGTCTGA
- the LOC116193002 gene encoding pollen-specific leucine-rich repeat extensin-like protein 3 — protein MAMGPHIVIKAVLVLLVLTLWSVKATTVEAEVAEDKRSRAGSWARRGSRRGRCRSSPPRTGAGINCDPLYDFLFDVCGQWPFPTAPDSPDNPFASSSRQIPPPLVPSPPPLVPSPYLLMPPPPVTYSPPPSPVVPSPPPPSPPPPPSPPPPSPPPPLLPSPPPPSPPPPSIDFRPPPFPFIFPPPLVPSPPPIFPWLIPPQSPAETPPLIPLFPPPLFPFPEPPDLLLPPPLVPLFSPPPALGTPILPLFPPDEPINDQPPAFSLPNPPPLFPSIPNIPAEPFPLWLPSPVADKESPPSPSWPDPFGQLLPPPWSDSPPSKE, from the coding sequence ATGGCTATGGGACCTCACATAGTGATCAAAGCGGTTCTAGTGCTCTTAGTCTTAACCTTATGGAGCGTCAAGGCCACCACAGTTGAGGCCGAAGTTGCCGAGGACAAAAGAAGTCGTGCAGGCAGTTGGGCACGGCGGGGATCCAGAAGAGGCCGTTGCAGAAGCAGTCCTCCAAGAACCGGAGCCGGAATCAACTGCGACCCTTTGTATGATTTCCTTTTCGATGTCTGCGGCCAATGGCCTTTTCCCACCGCGCCCGACTCCCCCGACAACCCATTCGCCTCATCATCCCGACAGATCCCACCACCACTGGTCCCCTCTCCTCCGCCGCTAGTACCCTCACCATACTTACTCATGCCTCCACCACCAGTTACTTACTCACCACCGCCATCACCTGTTGTCCCATCACCTCCGCCCCCCTCACCGCCTCCGCCACCCTCGCCGCCTCCGCCATCTCCTCCGCCCCCGCTTCTCCCATCACCGCCGCCTCCCTCACCCCCACCTCCTTCCATAGACTTCCGTCCGCCACCATTCCCGTTCATATTCCCACCGCCACTGGTTCCCTCTCCACCACCAATATTCCCATGGCTAATACCACCCCAATCTCCTGCCGAGACACCGCCGCTCATCCCACTATTCCCCCCGCCTCTCTTCCCTTTCCCAGAGCCGCCGGACCTTCTTCTCCCGCCACCACTAGTACCCTTGTTCTCGCCTCCACCAGCGCTCGGAACACCAATTCTCCCCCTCTTTCCTCCTGATGAACCAATAAATGATCAGCCCCCAGCTTTCAGTCTGCCGAATCCGCCGCCTCTTTTTCCCAGCATCCCTAACATTCCAGCGGAGCCATTCCCTTTGTGGTTACCGTCACCAGTGGCCGACAAGGAGTCGCCGCCCTCTCCGTCTTGGCCCGATCCATTTGGTCAGCTTCTTCCACCACCATGGTCTGATTCTCCACCGTCAAAGGAATGA